From Arachis stenosperma cultivar V10309 chromosome 2, arast.V10309.gnm1.PFL2, whole genome shotgun sequence, one genomic window encodes:
- the LOC130961958 gene encoding pectinesterase inhibitor 6, producing the protein MIKIPSLTLLLQLVLLLFLTSTIQLVFAKGKDNVREACKVTRYPKLCFRSLAQFSNAAGTSPSKWARAGVSVTIGEVKHVLVYLARLKKIQGQIGGSRSRAALSDCIETSRDALDELHRSLGVLRKLSKNTFGTQMDDLNTWISAALTDQDTCLDGFQGQRVGKEIRLLKIKVIRSYYITSNALALVNKLATTGIGSIADP; encoded by the coding sequence ATGATCAAAATACCATCTCTTACTTTACTTCTTCAGCTTGTGCTTCTGTTGTTCCTTACAAGTACCATTCAGTTGGTATTTGCAAAGGGGAAAGACAATGTTAGAGAAGCATGCAAGGTGACAAGGTATCCCAAACTTTGTTTCCGCTCGCTAGCGCAGTTCTCCAACGCTGCCGGAACGAGCCCCAGTAAATGGGCAAGGGCAGGGGTGTCAGTGACAATAGGAGAGGTTAAGCATGTTTTAGTATACCTTGCAAGGTTGAAGAAGATTCAAGGACAAATAGGGGGAAGCAGGAGCAGAGCTGCACTCTCGGATTGCATCGAGACTTCTAGAGATGCCCTCGATGAGCTTCATAGGTCGCTTGGTGTGCTCAGGAAGCTCAGCAAAAACACCTTTGGTACCCAAATGGATGACCTTAACACATGGATCAGTGCAGCACTCACTGATCAGGATACTTGCCTAGATGGATTTCAAGGCCAAAGAGTAGGAAAGGAGATTAGGTTGCTGAAAATTAAGGTTATAAGATCATATTACATAACCAGTAATGCTTTAGCTCTTGTTAACAAGCTTGCCACTACAGGTATTGGAAGCATAGCGGATCCATAG